A region from the Palaemon carinicauda isolate YSFRI2023 chromosome 16, ASM3689809v2, whole genome shotgun sequence genome encodes:
- the LOC137655406 gene encoding uncharacterized protein has protein sequence MRSHSYRRRRDGKEIEGNACEGEGTADEGEGTADKIEGTADEGEFIADKMEGAADEECTADEKGTVDEEEGTVDEEEGTADVEGTADKGEGTAEKGEGTADKTEDAADEEGNADEEGNADEGEATADEEKGTADEKGTADEEEGTDDK, from the coding sequence GAGATGGTAAAGAAATTGAAGGCAATGCTTGcgaaggggaaggcactgctgacgaaggggaaggcactgctgacaaaattGAAGGTACTGCTGACGAAGGGGAATTCATTGCTGATAAAATGGAAGGTGCTGCTGACGAAGAATGCACTGCTGACGAAAAAGGCACTGTTGACGAAGAAGAAGGCACTGTTGACgaagaagaaggcactgctgatgtcgaaggcactgctgacaaaggggaaggcactgctgaaaaaggggaaggcactgctgacaaaacgGAAGATGCTGCTGACGAAGAAGGCAATGCTGACGAAGAAGGCAATGCTGACGAAGGGGAAGCCACTGCTGACGAAGAAAAAGGCACTGCTGATGAAAAAGGAACTGCTGATGAAGAAGAAGGCACTGATGACAAATGA